The genomic region GACATGTCGATCGGCGAGATCGCCACCGCCAGCGGCTTCGCCAACGGCACCCGGTTCGGCGTGGCCTTCCGCAAGAAGTACGGCATGGCCCCCCTGGCGTTCCGCAAGACGGTCAGCCGGCCGTGAGGGGGGCATCGCGCCCGAGACCGTTGGCACGCTTCCGACGCGCAGCGGCCCCGCGATCCCGCGCACGGGCAATTGAATCAGGTTGCACGCAACTGTGCGATCGCTAGACTCGACTGAGTCGTCTGTTGGCGGCGCTTGCTTCGGATCATTCCCCAGCGGAGAACGAATATGCGAAGTCGATCTTGTCCTCACCTGCAGGCGAGCGGTCTTGCGCATTGCGGCGCTTGGAATTCGTCGCGCCTAGGCGTCGGAATAGTCGCAGTGGCCTTGGGCTGCAGCAGTGGTCCGAGCGCCGTCACCCCTCCGTCGATCAACCCCGACGGAGCCGCCGCTGCAGCGATGAAGCAGTACGACGCCGATGGCGACGGATTCATTGCGGGGAGCGAACTTGACGCGGCCGTCTCACTCAAGGCTGCGATGGCCACGCTCGACGTTGACAAGGACGGCAAGGTGAGCGAAGGAGAAATCGCCGAGCGCATTCGGTCATGGCAAGTCAACAAGATCGGGCTCACCGGCGTCACCTGTAAGGTGACGCTAGATGGCAAGGCCTTGTCAGGGCTGAAGGTGGATTTCATCCCCGAGGAGTTTCTCGGCGGCAATCTGATCGCCGCAGAGGGTGAGACGTCGCCGATCGGAATGGCGATCGTCAGCATTCTCAAGGAGAAACGGCCCGATCCTACGTGGCCGACGGGAGTGCAGTACGGGTTCTATCGGGTCCAGGTCTCCGGCCCGGGGGTACCTGCTCGCTACTCGTCCCAGGCAGTGTTAGGTCAGCAAGTTGCCCCGGACGATCCCGCAATTCTGAGCCAGAACATGCAATTCAAGCTCACCTCCAAGTAGTCGGCGAGCGGCAGCGGGACGACCGTTGCCTACGACTTACGCGGCTCGGCCACCGATTGCGGAGAAAGCTAGGTCGTATCGTGGGGCTGCGGGCTGGTGCAAACTCTCCGCAATGCAGTGCGGATTCGATACGCTCCGTTCCGCGCCGCTGCGATAGAGGGCCCCTCGTCGCGTGAGGCATCCAATTCTGCAGACTGAACCGAGGACGCATGCAAGCGTCATGCCGCTTAGATAGATTGCGGTCTATCCTTGAGCATCGTCCGTGGGAAGCGCCGGTCGGCCCACGCGCTTGGATCGCAGTCCAGGCGCTCGTTAAGGGATCTGCACGGCATTGCCGTCCAACCGGTTTGCCAGATTGGCGTGCGTGACGTGATCGATGTCGTACGAGATCGTGTGTACCGACCCGTCGCAGAAAACCATGTTAAACGCACCCGGATGGGCGCTTCCGAACTTCACTTCCGGGAACGGCACCACGCCCGGGCGATCGCCCTCGGGCTGCGCGGCTTCGATGGCAGCCGCCGAGGAACCGGCGAATCGCTGGCTCCACGCGCCTCGATGATTGTCCCATTCGTATCCGGAGTACATCGACTGATTCTCGCCCCAACTGAAGCCTTGACTTCCGGATCCTCCGGCGGTCGACTCATAGGCGTCAGTCGCCAGAAACTTCTCGCCGACCATATAGGTGTTGGACGTCCCGTCTTCGATTCGTTGCAGGCCGATTTCGCTGCGGTAGTAGCTGACGCCCGTTTGGAAGTACTCGCTGTTGGGGTCTTCGCAACGGGCCTCAAAGGCGCCGAATTGCGGCGGGGTCCGCGTGTTCGTCAGGTCGTTGTAAGAATCGGGAGCCCAGAAGTTCACGCCGGCAAAACTTTGTGCGGCGGTGTGATACGCGTTTCCGGCATTGGCGGCATAGTCGGTTTTGGAAATACCGCTATCACGGGCCAGGGCTTGAACTTTGGTCTGAATCGGGGTCGGGCGAATGCTCGGCCAGTTGGCAGGGTAGGTTTTTGCGGGGCGCCGCGAGGGGCAGTGATAGGTCGCAACGGGCGAGCCATGGAGCAAGACCATTGCATCGGCGTAAGCCGCAGTGGTCCAGTCCAGCCCCTTGCCGAGATCACGGAGATTCTGAAGTTCGATGTATGACAGAATGTTGTACGTCCAGGCGCCAGGTTGATCCTTGCCGTAACCGCGGTTAGGGTCGCCGGTCCAATTGCCGCTCCAACCGCCGGTGGGGAAGTGCTTATTGGAACTCTCGTGATTGATCCACCCGAGTCCGATCTGCTTCATGTTGTTCTGGCACTGCGCTCGGCGAGCCGCCTCGCGGGCGGCTTGGATCGCCGGCAACAGCAGCGCGACCAGGACGCCGATGATCGCGATGACCACCAGCAGTTCCACCAAAGTGAAGGCTCCGCGAAGAGCCCTGGGCGAAGCAGGTCGGCAAGAGTGCGTCGTCGATTTCAAGCTGCCACTCCTTGTACGGTCGGGGCGCTCGCGGAAAGCGTCGCGAGCGGTGCATTCGCCTACATCTTGTATTGTGCCGGGGCGAGCGGAATCCGTAAATGCGCACGAGCGCAGAAGTCCGTTGCTTGTGCGCAGGATTTGTCGGACTAGTTACGGAAAACCGGCCCGGCAGACTCGTTGCCTGCCGGGCCGGGACGTTGCGTCGAATCAGGCAGAAGCCGTCGTCGCGGCACGCCGCTACGCGCGACGACGACGAATCGCCCCCAAGGCGGCGATCGCCAGTCCGCTCAGGACGACCGTGCTCGGCTCGGGGATCTGGGTGACGGTCACGTTGTCGATCAGCGTCACGTTCAGCAGCGTGTCGTTCGGGTCGTTCGACGAACCGGCGTTGGTGTCGGAGTGGCCGAACAAAATGTTGCCGCCGCCGAGGGTCAGCCCCGCCATCGGGACCACGGCGATCGGCAGGCCGTCGACGGTCCAGGTCGCGTTTCCGCCGCTGACTTCGATGACGACTCGTCGCCACGTGAAGCTGATTTCGCCCGGGTCGGTCGAACCGGTTTGGCCCGGGAACAGGGCGACTTGAGCGGCGGGCGCTGAGTTGGAGGGGAACGCCGTTTGGTAGTACGCGTTCGACTCGTTGATGGCGCCGCCGGGCGCCTGATAGACGGCGTTGCCGGACGCGTAGGAAGTCGGGGCCGCCGAGCTGTACGCCCGATAGTCCGATGCGCTTCCGCCGTCGAGGGTCGCGGCAAAGGCGACGCTTTCTTTGACCGCGGCGCCGGCCCAGAAAGGGACGGTCCCCGCGGTGCCGATGCCGAAGGTCGACAGTTGCGTGGTGCCGTTGCCGCCGGGGCCCACCGGGCCGACGTAGTTCTGCCACAGGTCGAACTCGACCCGGTACTGGCCGGCGAAAGATTGCCCGGTCGGCGAAACGCTAAACCCGCTGAAGACGCCGCCGGTATTGTTGGCGGTCATCTTGAGCCCGCGGGTCGAGGCGCCCCCAGGGGCTGCGGGGACGCCGATCGCCGAGTAGTCGTAGTGGAAATCGACCAGAATGTCCGACAGGGCCGGGTCGTTCACCGTCCAGTTGGCCGTGTCGTCGACGTCAAAGTCTTGAGTATACAAGACGGTCGCCCGGCCGGTCGCGGCCAGGGAGACCGCCAGCGCCGCGGCGCCGACGGAGGTCAGAAGGGATCGTTTCATGAGGCAGGTCCTTTCGAATCAATGGGGCAGGACAAAGCGGCAGAGGACGAAGAAGAAATGAGGCGGAGGGACGCGTGACTCCCTCCGCCCGAGCGTTTACTTGCGGCGACGAACGGCGGACAAGCCGGCCAAGGCGAGGCCCGCGAGGACGACCGAGGCCGGTTCCGGCACGGCGGCGACGACGGCTGCGGCGTTCGGATTCGTGCCGTACTGGGCTGTCCAGACGGCCAGATCGGCGGCGTTGACGTTGCCGTCACCGGTGGCGTCGCCGTCCGTACGATCGGCGGTGCCGTCGGAGATGCCGTTGTTGCGTTGCCAGACGAGGAAGTCGGAGCCGTCGACCAGATCGTTCGGCACGAAGTCGGCGTTGTCGGCAGCCGCCGAGAGGGCTTCCACGACGATGTTGTCGAACAGCGTGAACTGGACGTGCTTGAAATTCGGGTCGGTAGAAAGCCCAGCGTTGATGTCACCCTGACCGAACAGGATGTTCGTGCCGCCGGTCGGTACGGCTATGTTGGTGATGTCGACGGAGATCAGGTCGATGCCGCTGACAGTCCACGTGATAAGGTTGCCGACCTTCGAGATCTGCACTTCATGCCACTCGAAGCCAAGGGTTCCGGCGGCAGTGGTTCCGTACTGCGTGTCGCCCAGGGGGTCGCCGTCGATTACGGCCGCGGTTTGAGCCGCGGGGACCGTGGCGCCGCCAAAGTTGTCGGCGTAGAGCGCGGCCGTGTTGTTTCGGCTTCCTGCGAAGTACGTTGCGTGCATGTCGATGTCTTCATTCGGCGCCAGGGGCGGAATCTGATAGCTGATAAGCCGCTCCACGGAGTAAGCCCGGTAGTCGGCCCCGGAACCGCCGTCAGGAGTCGCCGCGAAGAAGACGCCGTCGCCGGCGCCGGCGTAATTCGCCACATTGCCCGAGGACATGATTCCCATGATCGACAGCGTCGAGGAACCGTTCGCGCCGCTGGCGACGCCTCCTGTTCCCCCGCCTGGATTGGCGGCGTCGAAGGCTCCGATGTAGTTGGCCCACATGTCGAACTTCACGACATAGTCGCCCGTAAAGCTTTGCCCGGTGGGCGAGACGGAGAAGCCGCCGAAGACCCCGACGTTGTCCATCAACGGACCAAAGATGTTGGCGGCCAAGCGCATGCCCCGGGTCGAACCGCTCGAGTTCGGCGCCGAGGGGATTCCCACCGTGCTGTAGTCGAAGAAGAAGTCGGCGTATTCGTCGGTCGGGCCGTCGTTGACGGTCCAGTTGGCCGTGTCGTCCGCGTCGAAGTCTTGCGAGTACAGGATTTGGGCTTCGACAGGGGCGACCAAAGCAATCGCCAGAATGAGCGTGAACGCCCTAAACGCAAACTTCAAGACCATTGTTTCTTCCCTTGTTGACAGACAGAGGCGCGTGGGAACGGTGCGGCGATGACGCACGGGCGCGAAGAGACAAGGTCGGATGGCCGGCCCGGTCGCTTCACACGAACCGCCGCCATCGGTCCGTCCTGCCCGGAAATACCGCGCAGGTCGTTGTCGCCCGTATATTCCTCATGCTAACGAGGCATGCCGGAATTGCGAAACAAATTCAGCGCATGGTTTTCATGGTTTTGCGCAGCGAGGGGGAGCGAATTCGTCGCCGCTGCGCGATATCGCCCACCTCGCACCGGATGAGGCGCCGGCACGACTCGCGGCCGGTCGGCGACTCGCCGCGAGCAGCGTGCGCAACGCCCCCATGGGCGGCTCATTCAGGCTGATCTGGCCGCGAGGGACGAGACGGCGGCCCCTTAGCGCCGCCGGAGACCGCTGGCGTTCAGCCCGGCGAACGCCGCGTCGAGCATCTCGGAGAGGCCCTCGGCCACGGCGCCGGAGGACTGCTCGCGGAGACGCGGGGCGTTCTGCTCGCTCGCCAAGATTGCGCGAAGCCGCAGCGATTCTGCGACCGTCTCGGCCGGGACACGGCCCGACGGTCTGGCGAGTGAACCTTGCGCCAGTCGGCCGCTCGTCGAGGCGATTCGGCCAAGGCTTATCCCCGGCGTTGTCGCCGGCTGCAGCAGTTGGTCGACGCGGTAAGCGATCGCGGCAGGGTCGCCCGGCACGTCGTCGGCCGACACGGCAACGACCGTGGCGGCTGCGACCGGGACCGCGGCGACCTCGGCCGTGGCCGAGACGAGCATGCCGCCCCCGGGGGGGCCGCCGAACTGATTGTGCCAGACGGCCAAGTCGGCGGCGTCGACCGCTCCGTCGCCGTTGGCGTCGCCGTCGGCGAGGCTCGCCCCGGAGGACGCCCCGAAGCCGCGCTGCCACGCCAGGAAGTCGGAGCCGTCGACGAAGTTGTCGCCGTTGAAATCGCCGTTCTCGTCGGGGAGCGGGGCGAGCACGATCCGCACTGCGTCGGCGATGACGACCGAGCCGCCGGTGCTCGTGGCGGCGTTGAGCGTGATCGAGCGCACCCCCGGCTGGAAGACGAACGAGCCCAGCGACACCCACACGGCGTCGTTGACGGTTTGATTGGTCGAGGCGACGACGATCCCGGCGCCGGTGTCGACGTCGTAGGTTGTGTTCACGGCCCGATTGCCGCCGGTGCGGTATTGGACGAAGACCTCGCCGAGCGCCTCGACGGGCGCTTGGAACGACCACGTGGCGGTCGCGGCCGACCCGGCGGCGACGAATCGGTACGTCGAGCCGTTGTAACCGGTCCCGGCGGCGGTGCTCCACGAGCCGGTCTCGACGTAGGCCGGGCTCCCTTGGTCGTTGTCGACGATCGTCTCGGAGCCGGAAAATTCGAGGTTGAACCCGAAGTAATCGACGATCGCCGTCATGATCGCGACGCGCTGATCGCGGTCGACGATCGTCTCGAACGGGAAGCCGAACATGACGACCTGCTCGCCGAGGCCGCCCGTGTATTGGATGCCCGCGGTCCCGCCGGTGGAGTAGGTGAAGGCCGCGGTCGCTCCCCCCAGCGGGGCGATCACGTCGGGGAAGTCGACGTTGTAGAACAGGTTGCCGTTGTCGAACTGGGCGGCGAGACCGGCGAAGATCGACCCCGTGGCGCCGGTGACGCTGTAGGAGTTGGCGTCGTCCGCCACGAAGTCGGCGCGGAGGACGTTGTTGTAGAACGTCCGGCCGTTGTTGAGTTGGTCGAGATCCCAGCCGATTTCGGAGCCCGAGACGAACAGCTTGCCGCCGCCGGCCAAGTAGGCCGACACGGCCGCCTGCTCGGCGGCGTTGAAGGTCGCGTCGGCCGAGGATTCCTCGCCCAGGAACCAGACGACGGCGTCGTAATTGGCCAGGCTGACGGCCCCGGCGATGATCGCTTCGTTCTGCACCGCGTCGATGTTGGTCCGGGCGCCGGTCGAGGCGATCGCGTCGGCGATCTGGGTGACGTAGTCGAACGTGTTGTTGTAGCGCACGCGGACGCGGTCGGTGAGGCCGTCGCCGGTGAAGGCGTAGGGGTAGCGCTCGTTCGTGGTGCGGTCGTACCGGTCGAAGCCGTCGACGATCAGCAACCGTTTGGCGCCGACCTGGACCTGGGCGCTGGTTACCGCACTGCGGGGCGACTCGCCGCCGGCGTTCACCCCGACGACCTTGAAGTAGTAGGGCGCCTCGTCGAGATGCTCGGCGGCGAACGCGTACGTGTTCCCCGCGCCGGCCGGGACCTCGACGTAGCCCAGATACCCGTGCCCGTCGCGGGAGACGTAGACGCGGTACGCCGTGGGCGTGCCGCCGAGCACGCCCGTGGGGCCCGGGGTCCAGGAGACCTGGATGCCGCCGTCGACCGCGCCGATCGCTCGGACGTCGACCGGCTGGGAGGGTTGGCTGACCGGGGTCCCCAAGTTGCCGAAGTTCTGGAAGTACTCGAGCACCGCTTCGTAGGTCGAACGGGCCAGTTGCTCGCGGACCTTGGGGTCGCGCATCAGCTCGGCGTCCTGCTGCTGATCGTGAAAGGCGGTCTCGATGATGGTCATGTCCATCTCGGCCGAGAGACCGGCGTTGATCTCGCCGAAATTGATGCCGTTGTAGGTGTGAGTGGTTCGGTTGCTCCAGTCGTGCTCGAACATGCCGTTCAAGGCCTGCATGTCCTGGTTGATCTGCCGACCCGTGTACAGCGCCAGAGCCTCCTGATTGGGCGTGCGCTGCGAGGCGCTGTTGGCGTAGAGCCCGACGGCGCCGCGCCCCCCGGAGGCGTTCGAGTGGAAACTGATATAAACGCTCGTGCCGAACGGATTGGCGTTGGCGTTCATGTGCTCGGCCATCCTGCGCGGTGCCGAGACGTTGCTCGTGCCCAGGACGGTCGAGGGATTGTTCCCCTGGCCGATGGACCGCCAGAGCCACATGAGCGAGTTTTCGTCCTCGCGGGGATAGCCGGAGATCTGGCTGTTGGGGCCGGCGGGCATGTCCCCCATGCCGTTGCCGAAGCGGATCGCGTCGGCGATGATCACCGACCCGCCGGCGGTCGATTGGTTGCTGATGACGACCGAGCCGCTCGTGCCGGCGTCGAAGTGGTAGGTCCCCAGGTAGACCCACCCCTTGCCGACCTTGCGGTGATCGACGCGAATCTCGGTCACCCCGCCGGCGCTGTCGTGGATGCGGTACAACTGGTTCGTGCGGTCGGTTCCGTCGCGGACCCAGGTGTACACCGGGTAGTAGCCCGCCTCGGGGATGTTCGGGCGATACGTGGCGGTCGCCGTCTCGGTCGCCGCGATCGACGCGAACCGGTACGGCACGGCGTCGGCCACGGCGCCGTAGTCCTCGTCGTAGAAGATCGTGCTGGAGCTGTTGCTCCACGCTCCGGCGAAGGTCACGCCGGGCGAGTCGTTGTCGAGCACCACTTCGTTGAGCTGATGCCCCACGGGACGCATCGGCACGACGGTCGCTCCGGCTCGCAGCAGGAAGTCGGCGAAGAACGACATCTGGTCCTGATTGCCGAAGTCCTCGACGATCTCGAAGTTGTCGCCCCGGTCGGTGGCCCAGCGGTTGAGCGTGGTGTTCCACTGCCAGCCGTGACCGGCGGAGGTGTAGACGATCTTCCCGGCAAGCTGCCCCGCAGGCGAGGCGATTTCGAGTCCGGGGATGTCTCCGGCGAGCAGTATCCGCGGTTCGAGCAACTCGAACCGGCGCACCTTCGGCCGGGGCAGGCCGCATTTGCGATCCCCGCGGAGAGCGAGCGACGCGCGCAGGGAATCAACCGCCGATCGACCGAAGCGTGCCATGAGAAGCCTGTTCCGAGGGCGTCCAAGGGGCGCAGAGAAATGCCGCTCGCCCTCTTGCCATTCTAGTTGGGAGGCCCGATTCGGAAACAACTTGGACCGGGCCATGCGCGGAGGCCGGAGAATTGTGCGCAAATCCGCGAGGGATCCATGAGCGGCCGGCGCTAGCCGCCGATGAAATGCGAGGACGGACCCCTGGGAGTTCGACTCGCTCGTGCTGCGTCGGGAGCGAGCGCTCGCCGCTCATGAGGGCGCTCAAGGGGCGCCGTCGAGCCGCGCCACGTAGATCCGTTTGCGATCGAGTTTTCCCTGGCGGCCCGGGGCGTCGGCGAAGTGCTCGACCCGATCGCCCACGCCGTCGGTCAGTTTCTGCGAGCTGCGGTACTTGAGCCCGACGATCGCGTCGCGAGCGCGAACGAGCTCCACCAGCACGACGCTGTGCCCCGACTTGTCGGTCCGCCACAGTTGCACAAAATCCCCGGGGCGGGCGTCGGCGAGTCGCACCTCGCGGCCGATTCCCAGTCGCTTGACCGCCAGGGCGCACTGCTTCTCCCCCGCATCCTCGGCGGCGCCGTACCACTCGCGTTGGAACTGCTTCACCTGGGCGAAGCTCTTGTCGCGCAGCAACCCGCGGCGCTCGAGCGTTTCCATCGCCACGGCGAAGGTGAACCCGCTGCAGTACGTCCCCCGCGGCTGCTTTTCCAGCACGATTTGGCCGGCGTGGCGAATGGTGCGCGGGACGCCGGTCGAGTCCTTCCACACGTAACCGCCGCCGTCGGGGATCGAATTGGCGACGACAAGTTCCATCGGCTCGCGCGGCTCGGTACGATCGGAGGCACGCGCCGCCGGAACGTTCGCGGCGCCGTACGCGACCAGCAGGGCGATCCACGGCCGACGAACGGAGCAAGCGAGCATGGTCATCACCCACGACGCGACGAGCGAACCCAGAACGACGCCGGGCGATCCGCGATCGACCGGCCTTCAGGCAAACGCTCAGTGTAGCAACCCGCGCGGACCGGGCGTGCGCCATCCGGGGGTTGCGCTGCGATCCGACCGCAGCCGCTCGCGTCAGACCGGCGCCATTCTGATCGTCCTTGCCGTCTGTGCGCCGCTTGGGGCGCGGGGGGGCGAAGCGCAGTGCGTCGTCGCCACGGTCAACGCGCTAGCCACCGACGCGGGGCTCGCCGCGTTCCAGCGCGGGGGCAATGCGGTCGACGCCG from Pirellulales bacterium harbors:
- a CDS encoding N-acetylmuramoyl-L-alanine amidase; protein product: MARFGRSAVDSLRASLALRGDRKCGLPRPKVRRFELLEPRILLAGDIPGLEIASPAGQLAGKIVYTSAGHGWQWNTTLNRWATDRGDNFEIVEDFGNQDQMSFFADFLLRAGATVVPMRPVGHQLNEVVLDNDSPGVTFAGAWSNSSSTIFYDEDYGAVADAVPYRFASIAATETATATYRPNIPEAGYYPVYTWVRDGTDRTNQLYRIHDSAGGVTEIRVDHRKVGKGWVYLGTYHFDAGTSGSVVISNQSTAGGSVIIADAIRFGNGMGDMPAGPNSQISGYPREDENSLMWLWRSIGQGNNPSTVLGTSNVSAPRRMAEHMNANANPFGTSVYISFHSNASGGRGAVGLYANSASQRTPNQEALALYTGRQINQDMQALNGMFEHDWSNRTTHTYNGINFGEINAGLSAEMDMTIIETAFHDQQQDAELMRDPKVREQLARSTYEAVLEYFQNFGNLGTPVSQPSQPVDVRAIGAVDGGIQVSWTPGPTGVLGGTPTAYRVYVSRDGHGYLGYVEVPAGAGNTYAFAAEHLDEAPYYFKVVGVNAGGESPRSAVTSAQVQVGAKRLLIVDGFDRYDRTTNERYPYAFTGDGLTDRVRVRYNNTFDYVTQIADAIASTGARTNIDAVQNEAIIAGAVSLANYDAVVWFLGEESSADATFNAAEQAAVSAYLAGGGKLFVSGSEIGWDLDQLNNGRTFYNNVLRADFVADDANSYSVTGATGSIFAGLAAQFDNGNLFYNVDFPDVIAPLGGATAAFTYSTGGTAGIQYTGGLGEQVVMFGFPFETIVDRDQRVAIMTAIVDYFGFNLEFSGSETIVDNDQGSPAYVETGSWSTAAGTGYNGSTYRFVAAGSAATATWSFQAPVEALGEVFVQYRTGGNRAVNTTYDVDTGAGIVVASTNQTVNDAVWVSLGSFVFQPGVRSITLNAATSTGGSVVIADAVRIVLAPLPDENGDFNGDNFVDGSDFLAWQRGFGASSGASLADGDANGDGAVDAADLAVWHNQFGGPPGGGMLVSATAEVAAVPVAAATVVAVSADDVPGDPAAIAYRVDQLLQPATTPGISLGRIASTSGRLAQGSLARPSGRVPAETVAESLRLRAILASEQNAPRLREQSSGAVAEGLSEMLDAAFAGLNASGLRRR
- a CDS encoding DUF1559 domain-containing protein, which produces MVELLVVIAIIGVLVALLLPAIQAAREAARRAQCQNNMKQIGLGWINHESSNKHFPTGGWSGNWTGDPNRGYGKDQPGAWTYNILSYIELQNLRDLGKGLDWTTAAYADAMVLLHGSPVATYHCPSRRPAKTYPANWPSIRPTPIQTKVQALARDSGISKTDYAANAGNAYHTAAQSFAGVNFWAPDSYNDLTNTRTPPQFGAFEARCEDPNSEYFQTGVSYYRSEIGLQRIEDGTSNTYMVGEKFLATDAYESTAGGSGSQGFSWGENQSMYSGYEWDNHRGAWSQRFAGSSAAAIEAAQPEGDRPGVVPFPEVKFGSAHPGAFNMVFCDGSVHTISYDIDHVTHANLANRLDGNAVQIP
- a CDS encoding PEP-CTERM sorting domain-containing protein codes for the protein MVLKFAFRAFTLILAIALVAPVEAQILYSQDFDADDTANWTVNDGPTDEYADFFFDYSTVGIPSAPNSSGSTRGMRLAANIFGPLMDNVGVFGGFSVSPTGQSFTGDYVVKFDMWANYIGAFDAANPGGGTGGVASGANGSSTLSIMGIMSSGNVANYAGAGDGVFFAATPDGGSGADYRAYSVERLISYQIPPLAPNEDIDMHATYFAGSRNNTAALYADNFGGATVPAAQTAAVIDGDPLGDTQYGTTAAGTLGFEWHEVQISKVGNLITWTVSGIDLISVDITNIAVPTGGTNILFGQGDINAGLSTDPNFKHVQFTLFDNIVVEALSAAADNADFVPNDLVDGSDFLVWQRNNGISDGTADRTDGDATGDGNVNAADLAVWTAQYGTNPNAAAVVAAVPEPASVVLAGLALAGLSAVRRRK
- a CDS encoding EF-hand domain-containing protein is translated as MKQYDADGDGFIAGSELDAAVSLKAAMATLDVDKDGKVSEGEIAERIRSWQVNKIGLTGVTCKVTLDGKALSGLKVDFIPEEFLGGNLIAAEGETSPIGMAIVSILKEKRPDPTWPTGVQYGFYRVQVSGPGVPARYSSQAVLGQQVAPDDPAILSQNMQFKLTSK
- a CDS encoding PEP-CTERM sorting domain-containing protein; translated protein: MKRSLLTSVGAAALAVSLAATGRATVLYTQDFDVDDTANWTVNDPALSDILVDFHYDYSAIGVPAAPGGASTRGLKMTANNTGGVFSGFSVSPTGQSFAGQYRVEFDLWQNYVGPVGPGGNGTTQLSTFGIGTAGTVPFWAGAAVKESVAFAATLDGGSASDYRAYSSAAPTSYASGNAVYQAPGGAINESNAYYQTAFPSNSAPAAQVALFPGQTGSTDPGEISFTWRRVVIEVSGGNATWTVDGLPIAVVPMAGLTLGGGNILFGHSDTNAGSSNDPNDTLLNVTLIDNVTVTQIPEPSTVVLSGLAIAALGAIRRRRA